The window GGACATGTCATCACCGCAGGTCAGACCACATAAACGGTGCACCCACCACGATCTCGAACCCCGACAACCACCTTTAACGTGGATGGCGCTCGAGGTGCTCGCTTTCGGTGCCCGTAGGCGGGCGGGCGATGCTGACAATCACCGGTTGCCTTTGGTGGCTTGGCGTGGAAAGCCACCCCGCTCGCCGCGGACGTTCTGGCTGCTGATTGAGATCTGTTCGCGAATTCGTCGCTGTTTATGGGTGTGCCGGCGGACCGTCCCACGGGTGACCGGTTGGGGAACGGAGGACACTGTGGCAGTACAAGATCAGCAGGTTTGGGTGGGCATTGACGTCGGGAAACGCGCTCACCACGCGGCCGCGATCAACATGGGACGGTGTCGTCAAACGATCATTTGCGCAGCGCTATCGGAACGACACCAACAGTTCGTCCGACGCTTGCAAGGGGGCGTACCCGTCAGCGATGACACGGCGACAGCCGTCGAGTTCGACGGTGAGCAATCGTTCCTCATTCGTGACACCGTCCAGGTACATCCTCGACGCCACCTCGGTGGCCACTGCGTCACAGTCAGGTGCAGGTGGGAGACCGTCGACGGTTTCCGTTGTCCACGATGTACCGACGAATTCGGTGGAGGAGAATCGACAGAAACCGCCTCTCGCCGACAGCGATGTCGGCAGCGTGGTACCTGCTGTGGGAGGTCGGTACGTCGGCCAACAATGCGAGCGTTCGTAGATCTGATCGTCGGACAACGTTGTTCGATGTTCGGTACTGCTGACCGACGTCAATTCTTTAATGGCAGCCAGGCCGCCGGGTTTGGGTAGTCCACACGAGTCGGAGGGATGCCCCGGCCGTATTGCTCGGCCTCGATCGTCGACCAACCAGAATTCGTCCAGCACCGCCAGGCTGTAGTTGTCGCCGCAGCCGCCGGGAAACCAGGTCGTGTGCGCGGACGACCGGTTCAGCAGTTTCACCGCCCGACCGAAATCACCCTCCCAACGGTGAGCAGAGAAGCTGACGGTTCGATCGGCTGCCACGGCGTCGCTGACATAGGGGTCGCACGTGACGGCGGCGACCGGTACGAAATCGTCGGGAACCGTCGCCGTTGATCTCGCCTGGCGTGGGCCGATGGGATACGGGGGCGCGCACTCGAGCGTCTCGGCGTCGACTATTGCGGCAACAGGTCGGTCGGGGGTGGTCAGCTGCCAGATTCCGGCGACAGCGAGTACAGCGATCACGACTGCGAACCAACGCCAGAGCATGAGCACACCGTATCGGTCTTAACGCGCGCCGCAGCTCAATGAAGGGTGTCGAGTTGCTGTGCGGCTGTCGGCGTCACAGTGTCCGACAGCTACGCGATTCAATCTCAGTTGCTTCCCGCATTGAGATCCACACCCGCACCCCGCCGCACACCCGGAGCTGATGAGAGAATTCCGGCCGCGGCGCTCAGGGCGAACCGTGAAGTGCCCAAACGTAATCGGTTGGACACTTCACGTGTCAGGACGATCCAAGCGTCCCTGGGAGCAGGCCGGGCGGGGTCGGGACCGGATTGATGGTGTGCAAGTTCTGTGAGAACGGGACCCGCATCACCTGATGGGTCTGCCGCCATGGATCGAGCTGAAAGCAGTCGAACGGAAGCGGGCCGGTCACGGCCCCCGGGTAGGTGTAGCAGTAGATGTCGCTAGTGCCGAACGGACTGAGCAGGTTCGAGTTGTTGTCCCACGACCTGCTGGGCTCCCACGGCAGCTTGAACCACCTTGTGTTCAGCTCGTACCCGGGCGGCGGAACGTACGCCTCCGCCGCACTCGCCTGCGGCGCCGCTACGCCCGCGCCGAGCGCCGCGAGTCCGACGGCCACTGCGCCAGCTCGGACGAGAAATGAGCGCTTCATTCAGATCTACCTCCTACAAAAGAAACGGACGGTCTGTATATCCGCTGGGGCAGGCGCATCGTTACTGGCGGTGGCCGCGAGGGCGCTTGAACTCTCGGGTTCGTCTCAACAATCCGGAAATGTCCGATTTCTATCTCAACATCTCAACGTGTCCGACCTTTGTCTCAAGTTTCCGTGTCCGCGGCAGCACCTAGATTGACGGGCACGGCGGACACACCCGAGTTTCGTCAAAGTAGCCCGGCGTGTCCCGTCAATCTTTCTTGCATCTCGACAACGCTCTAGCCAGCTGAACGTGTGGGGGTTGAGGCAGCCGAAGCCGCAGTCGGGTACCCCCGAGCAGACTCTCCGACAGGCCGGCGGTGCCGCCGTGCAACGCGGCCTGCTGAGCGATCAACGCCAGACCGAGTCCGGAGCCCTCGACCTGCGCGGCCGAGCCCCGAGTAAACCTGACGAACATCCCCGCCCGCTCGTACTCGGGGATACCGATACCGTCATCGTCCACCGTGACGGCGATGCCGTGAGCACCGTTCTCGGCGAGGGTGATCCGTACCCGCTCGGCGTGCCCGTGACGGACAGCGTTGATGATCGCATTGTCGAGCACCAGCCGCAGCCCCGACGGAATCCCGCGCACCGTCAACGCGTCCGGGCCACACAGTTCGATCTCCAGGTCGGGTAGCCGCCGCGCGGACTCTTGCACACAGCGATCCGCAAGGTCGACGAGGTCCACCTCCTCATGGTCGGCCACGTCGGAGAGTTCACCGACCGCCAGACGCTCGAGGTCCGTGAGCGTCGTCTCGACCTCACGCTGCGTGAGCAGGACATCACGCACGATCTCGGCGCGCTGCTCGTCGGAGAGCGGCATCGTCGCCAGCACCTCGAGATCGGTGCGCATCGACGTGAGCGGGGTGCGCAGCTCGTGAGCGGACACCGCGGCGAAGTCGCGAGCCGAGCGGAGCGCCTCCTGGGTTCGGTTACGCGCCTGCTGCATCCGTCCGAGCATGTCCGTGATCGCGTCGGAGAGTTCCTCCGCCTCGCGGGCGCCCCGAACGTTCGCAAGCACATTGGACGGGTCGTCCCCGACAGTGCGCATGGCGGCAGCAAGCCGTTGCAGGGGCCGCACGGCACGGCCGGCGAGCAGCCAGCCGAGCCCGGCCGCCACCGCGATCGCCGCGACCGCGGCTGCCGCGACCTGCCACTGTTGTCGGCGGATCGCCTGCGACAGTGTGTCTTCCGGGACGGTGACGGCGAGGTACGTGCCGTCTGTGCCGTTGACCGGGACGTCGCGGGCGCGCACGGTCGTCCCCGCCAGGGTTTCCGTTCGGACCGTGCCGGATTCGGCGACGTGGTCGCCGGGTGCGGTCACCGCCGGTTCGGGGGTCCCCGCGCTCGGGAGCTCCGAGGTTTCCGCGATCGTCGTCTCGGCGGCCACGCTCAACACCACCGAGTCGAGTGTGCGGTCGAGCTGAGCGGATCCGTTCACTCGCAGGAACACAGCGCATGCAATACCGATCGCGGCTATGACGACGGCCGCCGCCAGTGCCGACACCATTGCCACCCGGGTCCGGAGGGACGGTGATCGCCGGCGCACCCTCATAGCTGCTCCGGCAGTACGAATCCGACTCCCCCGCACGGTGTGCAGCACTCGCGGCATTCCCGTCGCCTCCAGTTTTCTATGCAGGTACGTGACGAACACGTCGACGACGTCGGTGTCCGTGTCGAACACGTCGACGACATTGGTGTCAGTGTCGACGTCGTAGCCCCACACCCGGCGCTTCAGTTGCGCCCGACCGAGCACAGCGCGGAGGCTCCGTCTGCGCGGTCTCGATGCCGAAACCGGACAGACGGAACCCCCGGACAGAGGGACGAGAGGACCTTGGTGTCGTCGTCGACGATCAGGATGCGGGCGGTGTCAGCAGGCCGGCGCGGCGGGTGTGACGCCGCCGTTCTGCGCGTCCGTGCTCACGGCCGCCTCGCCGGTACCGGTCCCCTCGGCGTAGGCACGCATCTCCTCGGCGCTGGCGACGACCGCGGGTTCGATGGCGGCTGCGGGCGTGATGTCGGCCAGGCTGATCTCACCCTTCTCGACCAGCGCGTCGACCTCTTCCTGGGTCAGGTCGCGGCCACACTCGCTGTTCGGGGTGTCGGACTGCGTGGCCGGGGCCGGATTCACAGCGGGGGCGGAGATTACGACCGGTGCGGTCTCGGAGAGGCCACCGCTGGCCCAGGCAACGCCGGGCACGGCGATCGCCGCGACAGCAGCGATTCCGGCTGCGGTGATGGCTACTCGCCGGCGGACGGGGTTGTCGATGATGGAATTACGCATGGGTGATCTCCTCGCTCGGTGCCGCGGCCCTGCTGGCCTCGACATCAACGAATCTATGGGCGGAAAACTTGGCGCTCGCTAGCGAACTCTTAGGGATTGGTTAGAGAATCCTGCTCGTCGCAGCTTGTCCACTGACTCCTCGGCCGATTCCCTTTCTGTGCCGTATTGGGCTTCCACTGCTCCTCCAACGCCGGCATATGCAGATCAGCGTGTGCATGCCACTGCGTTCGCGTCCGGGTCTGCACCGACGCGGCGACGAGCGGAACACCGAGCGGCAACCCGTGCGCCGCACGGTAAGTCTCCGAGAGCATGTCGTGGGTTTGCGCGAGGTGCGTCAAATGCAGATAGGTGTGCCCGCACTCGTGGCAGATCAGCCAGCCATCGGTGTCGTCGAGGATCGCCTACCTACTGTGACCGTCCGGGTCACCGCCCCATCAGCGCGCTTTGCCGAGCCAGTTAAGGATCGTCATCCGGTCCACCCCCACCGCGCGGGCAGTCGTTGCTTCCGCGCCACCGTCTTCGACCGTCATCACGGCGATCTGTTGGGCCGCTGCACGTGCTTGCGTGAGTTCGGCACGGGCGCGATTCAGTCGCTCGCGCACCTCGGGGGCGGTTGTCTCCCCCAGCATGTATTGCACGGCAGTCGAGAGAGCTGCATCCCGCTCCGGCTGATCGTCCGGGTCCGGATAGCGTTCGTCGATCGCCTCTGCCGCGCGCACGAGACGCGCCTGTTGCGTTGCGTCCAGCTCAGCCCAGGCGTCGCCAGCCCAATCGCGGATATCCATTCTCATGCCTCCAGTGCGTCGTAAGCGGAGTCGATCAGGTCGAGCAAGCTGTCGGTGATCGGGGTGACCGAGACAATTGAGGTCGGCATGATCAGGCGCGCGCCGAGATGGCTGTCTCGTCGGTGTCGTCGGAATCCGGTCCGTCCAGCTCGACCACTATCGAGGTGGCGTCGAACGGGACGCCACTTCCGGCGAGATAGGCGGCGAGTTCTTCGAGGGAGTCGCAGACGGAGATGCCGGCGCGGACGGTGCCTGAGCAGTAGGACTCGGAGACCTGCATGTCCGGGCTCAGGAGGGCTGCGGGGTCTGCGGGGTCTGCGGGGTCTGCGGGGTCTGCGGGGTCTGCGCCTGCGGACTGCACCCGAAAGAAGCTCATGTAGAGCACTTACAGACGAAGTGTAGAGCGGTCTACAGTGGCGATCGCGTTCCATGAGCCGTTGAGAGCAGTGCGCGATTCCAAACGGAGCGACCACCGCTTTGGGCGCGTAACACGCTCTAGCCTCAACCTATCATACTAAGGTTGCCAATTACGCTGCGCCAGAACTAATCACACGCGCACTACAAGGTTCTCCGCTGCCCGCCGGCGATCCTTACCGCCATCCCTGCCCTGGCAGCTAGCTCGCCGCTGTTGTGTGGGTTCACTCTGCACGGGTCCATCTCAGGCAGCTGACTTCACGGCGATGCGAAACCAGACCGGCGTCGTCGTCCTCACGTTTCTCCGACGGCTGTCCGATTCCTCACGAACAAGATGGAAATATCCAACCTCGCAATCAGCACTGACACAGTGCAATTCGAATCTCGCTGAAGTTCCTTCATGCACAGCCATCGAAATGGTTACCCCAACTGAACATTTAAAGTCACTGAAACACAACAACATTCAAAAATAGCCCGAAAATCGGTTTCCACGCGCACGCCCCACCCGAACCTACGAGCAGCAGCATCTCCCCGCGCAGCCGGCACTCACCGAGCCCAGTCGACTCGGTGAACACCACCACAGGGACATGTCATCGCCCCAGTACACAGATCGATACAGTGATACAAAATCCCCTTTGGTCGAGATTCGGAGATCGAAATGTCACAAGTTCCCTGGAGTCGATACGAAGGTGAACTATGAGCGATGACTTCGACGAGCTGGAGCTGCGTCTGATGCGCGAGTTCCTGGAGAGCGCGTCCACGACCCAGTGGCTGGTGACTGCACTCACGATGAACTACGACGGCAAGTCCGAGCTGATCGCATGGATGACCACGCATCCGAACCTCGATCGTGCCACGGCGGCGGCCCTGTTCTGGTACTCCCAGCCCGGCTACTACCAGAGGTTCCGCAGCGAGGCCGATGTCCCGTCGGTCAATCGCGCGGGATGGGCGAATGTGCATGCGCTGCAGGACCGTGTCGTCTCCGACACGGTGTCGGTGGCCGGCGCGTCGTTCGACCCTGCGAACGATCTCTCGACTCCGACCGGGAATCCGAAGCACCCCGGCCAGGACTGGACGGCGGAAGCGCTCGGCGCACACGACGATCCGGGATGGCTGATCTCTCCGGTGATGTTCGAGCCCGTCACCGGAGACGGCGTCGACATCCGCGGATACGTGGAGTCCAACGGATGGAACGAGGGAATGCCGCCTTCCGTACTCGATGCACTCGAAGCTGCCTGGCGGGCTGACGAGGACGAGGACGAGGAATGATGACCTGCAATCCGGTAAGCGCGCTTTCGAATCCGAGTCCGAGGGACTCTCGGCTTCTGCAGAGACGGCGAAACCGATCCTCTTCGCGAACGGACCCTTTGACATGATCACCAGTGCGGCAGCGCGTTCCCGGGTCAGGATCATGCGGGCCGATCCGAGCGATAACCAGCCGGCGATAGATCTCACCGCAACAGGCAGCCACTCGGTCATGGTCAGCGCGACAAGCACCCTTGCGTACGACAGCATGCGGCCGCAGGAGCCCGCAGTCACGGAACTGACCACTGTCCGTGATGAGTACGCCCCACGACCCGGAGTCCCGGGCCAATATGCAACGGTCTCTCCCACATCCCGACCAGGAGCTACGAAACGCGACGAACCTCGCCGAGGCTGGAAAGGCGGCGCGGCGTGAGGAGCTATCAGGAAGTCGAGAACTCCGTTCGTGAGTATGCAGCCCACGCTACGGCCGAGGCGCAGGTCGAGTTCGGGATCGCGGTCACGCGGGAGCTCCTCACCGCGCATGGCGTGGCGGTGGCAGCGGCAGCAGAGCTGACGGAGGCCGGAGCACGCGCCGTCAGCGCGGCGGCCAACACAGTGGGTACGGCCTCTGCCGAGCAGCTTCGGGTATGGATTGTGGAGATCGACGAAGGCGACCTGTCAGATGGCGACATGGATCCCGATCTCCTGCGCGCGATCACCGCACTGGACACGTGGGCCGCGTATCTGGAGGAACGATCGTCGGAGCCGATCGCCGCACTCGGCATCTCTCTGCTCGAGCAGGCGGACTTCCAGTCGAGTGGGGCGCCGTTGGATGACTTCCTCGCACCGTCGGAGACTCGCCAGGCGTTCGAACGGATTCGTGCGGCACTCACCGTGCCGGCGACGCATGGAAGCGAGCCGCGGTCTGTGTTCGAAAACAGCATCACGATCGACGGGGCGGACAAGGCGGCTGTCCGGCGGGCGTTTGTCGATGCGGCAGTGACGCGTCGCCTGCGGATCACAGGCATGATCGTGCTCCCGATCGCACTGGTCGTCGGCATTGTGTTGGCGGTGTCGGGTCGCCCCATCGGGGTGTTCGCATTCGGGGTGATCGCGGCCCTCACGCTGCTGCTTGTCGTCTTCGTGGTCATCCTTCGTCGCGTTGCCGCGAAGGCGGTTGAAGACGGCATGAGTGTCGGATCTCGACTCACGGTGCGGATCGATGCTGACGGGCTGGGGTTGGACGGCAGGTTCGGCTCATCGCGTGCGCCGTGGAATTCGCTCTCCGGCGCGGTGCGCATCAAGGACGGCATCGTGTTTCGGAACATGGCGGGGAAGACGGCGTTCTTCGTGCCAGGTCGCACGCTCGACGACAGTGCGCTTGCACTGGTCGAGCAGTACATCAATCGGGGTCGAACAAGGACCGGAGATGAGTGACGAGGGTCCCGGCCAGGCGTGGCGGGACGAGCTGATCGGCCTGGGCGGCAGTATCCATCAGGACGCGGCAGGGCCGCTCAGCGAAGAGGAGGACGCCGTCCAGCAGGCAGGCGTCGATCGGTACCTCGCGATGCTCGATGCCCTCGACGGGCGGGCCATCGAGGCGGAAACCATCGATGCGATCCTGTGGTCGTTGCACCCGCTCGACGACTACGGCATCTACGAGGCCGCCTACAGTCTGCTCTCGCAAGCCGATTCGGCAACGGGTGGAGCCGCCACCACCCGGGTGCTGCCGAACTGGCTAGAGTCGCGCGGGGATCACGAGAGCATCCGCATCGGCTCGATGTTCGTCACGGGTAGCGAGGACGCGACCCGCGCGTTCCTCACTGTGACCGATAACTGGGGCGATGCGCAGCGCGCGCTCGTGCGCCGAACGCTCGGCCGCTGGGTCCGTGAAGACGAGGAGTGGGAACCGATCCACGAGGCACTCGGCGGCACGAACAGAAAGCCGGTGCTCGACCCGATCCCGGACGACTGGCCCGAGGACTGGAGATCCGCAGCCGAGGCGTTCCGCGAGAGCGGTCGCGTCGATCACGCCTGGACGAACGAGAAGGACTTCCCGAGCAACTTCGACCGCGTGTTCGCGATCATGGAACTCGGCCACGGCGCGCGCTGGCGAGAGGTACCCGACTTCCTCAACCCACTGCTCATGCGTCGGAGGAACGAACTCCCGAAGTTCATCGGTGCGCTCGCCGCGCTCGCTGACGATCGCCGCGAACACATCGTCACAGCCGTCAACGCCGCGCACCCGGACACCGCCGAGTACCTGCGCGGACTCTTGGAGGAGCGATGAGGGATATCGCTTGGAGTGACGAAGGAGAGTACACAGCATATCTGCTGGCGGAACGTCGGTGTATGGCATGGGCGTTGGAGATGCTGGGTCACCTGGATCCTGATGCGGCAGCACATTTCGCGAAAACCATGTATCTGTACGAGTCTGCTGATGACCCCGACCGCGGCGCGATCTTTCATGACCAAGCGTGGCACTACGCCATGCTGCGAGTATTCGGAGAAGGCTACTGGCAGAAGCATTCTGACCGGCTCAACCCGTCTACGGCATACGACGATCTTTGGGCGGCGACATACGAGAACTCGCGCAAGGCATCTCGCTCATCCATCTGAGTGGTTGCGCCTGACGTTGCAATTCTGGAGTGGGAACAGCGCGCCGCATAGAATCAAGTCTGTGAGTGATCAGTCACGTTCCGCTCGAACTGTCGTCACGGTATGGCTCTACGGCGGACCGCGACATGGCGACTCCAAGGACGTTTCAATCCCCCTGCCGCCAACAATCACCACCTCCGCGAACGCGGTCTATGCCAGGGTGGGCCCCGAGCTCAACGAATCTGGCCAACCGCTATCCACATGGTGCTATCGCTGGGAACCCCACGTCGCGCTCGACGCACCGCTCGAGCCCTAGAGTTCTTCGACAGACGCGCGATGCATCCTGCCAACGGCAGTGAGAGAACGCGTTGTTGACCGCCAAGAACTCGAATCGCAGTTCTTCCTCGAATGTGCGTCGGACGCCCTACCGGCTCATACCCAGAGCCGTCCACGAGTTGCTCCGGCCGCCATCGATGGGTCGCCCAACTAACCGGTACACCGCCGTATGTGTCGACTTGCAGCGAAGATCAGCGAAGATCAGCGAAACGCGACACTAGTTTAACTCGCGCGGTTCGACGCGATCCTGGGCTCTACCTGCGATGTCTACGGTCAACTGGCGTCCGATGTCGGGCGAGGAGTACTGCCGGATCCCTGCAGTGGCCGGACACGAACGCGTCGTGTTCCTGGTGTGGGACTGACAGTCGCCGCCTTCCCTCCATCCGGCTCCAGGGGCGCGGCTCCAGCAACCCGACCATAATCGAGTCATGAGTGTCCCCACGCCTGAATCCCCCTCGTTCGAGCATGTCGACTTCGAGGCACTCGATTCGTTCCGTTTCCCGGACGGCGGCGGGTACCCCCAGAGCTACCGCGAGTTTGTTCGCTCCTGCGGCTGGGCCCGCACGTTCGGCCTGTGGCTCATCTACCCGCCCGTGCAATCCGGTTTCGCGGACGGGCGGGCCCGTGCAGCGAACCTCACCGAACACTTCCACACGGTCTTCCGCGACGGCGAAGAGGAGGAATTCGACTGGATGATCGAGCCCGACGGTAGCTGGGACCTCGCCGAACGACTCGAAGTCTTCGGCTGGAGCGAGAACGGCGACCTTCTCCTCTGGGACGTCGCAAGCCGCAATGCCGACGAGGAGTTTCCGGTGTGGGAATCGCGCGGCATGAACACCCTCCACCTGCTCGGCCCGAGCCTTGACGAGGCGCTTCTCAAGCTGCGCGAGCGCTCCGAGGCCCAGGTCATTGAGCCGCTGAGGCCTGCCCGTCTCTGACCCACAGCTCATCCGGATCCGCTCGAGGCTGAGATCCGCCGGGACGCCACCGCGACCCGAGGCGCTCGGGCGTCAAGCAGCAGCGCCTGCAAGCCACGGACACGTTCACCTCGCGCTACACGCCGATCGCTCGCTCACTCCGCGTTGACGTAGACCTGAGCCACAGAGCCAGAAGCGACGGCGCTCACGCGCCAAGTCTCGACGTCCTTC of the Rhodococcus sp. OK302 genome contains:
- a CDS encoding sensor histidine kinase — protein: MLGRAQLKRRVWGYDVDTDTNVVDVFDTDTDVVDVFVTYLHRKLEATGMPRVLHTVRGSRIRTAGAAMRVRRRSPSLRTRVAMVSALAAAVVIAAIGIACAVFLRVNGSAQLDRTLDSVVLSVAAETTIAETSELPSAGTPEPAVTAPGDHVAESGTVRTETLAGTTVRARDVPVNGTDGTYLAVTVPEDTLSQAIRRQQWQVAAAAVAAIAVAAGLGWLLAGRAVRPLQRLAAAMRTVGDDPSNVLANVRGAREAEELSDAITDMLGRMQQARNRTQEALRSARDFAAVSAHELRTPLTSMRTDLEVLATMPLSDEQRAEIVRDVLLTQREVETTLTDLERLAVGELSDVADHEEVDLVDLADRCVQESARRLPDLEIELCGPDALTVRGIPSGLRLVLDNAIINAVRHGHAERVRITLAENGAHGIAVTVDDDGIGIPEYERAGMFVRFTRGSAAQVEGSGLGLALIAQQAALHGGTAGLSESLLGGTRLRLRLPQPPHVQLARALSRCKKD
- a CDS encoding MucR family transcriptional regulator, with translation MLDDTDGWLICHECGHTYLHLTHLAQTHDMLSETYRAAHGLPLGVPLVAASVQTRTRTQWHAHADLHMPALEEQWKPNTAQKGNRPRSQWTSCDEQDSLTNP
- a CDS encoding DUF4274 domain-containing protein, with the protein product MSDDFDELELRLMREFLESASTTQWLVTALTMNYDGKSELIAWMTTHPNLDRATAAALFWYSQPGYYQRFRSEADVPSVNRAGWANVHALQDRVVSDTVSVAGASFDPANDLSTPTGNPKHPGQDWTAEALGAHDDPGWLISPVMFEPVTGDGVDIRGYVESNGWNEGMPPSVLDALEAAWRADEDEDEE
- a CDS encoding YcxB family protein encodes the protein MRSYQEVENSVREYAAHATAEAQVEFGIAVTRELLTAHGVAVAAAAELTEAGARAVSAAANTVGTASAEQLRVWIVEIDEGDLSDGDMDPDLLRAITALDTWAAYLEERSSEPIAALGISLLEQADFQSSGAPLDDFLAPSETRQAFERIRAALTVPATHGSEPRSVFENSITIDGADKAAVRRAFVDAAVTRRLRITGMIVLPIALVVGIVLAVSGRPIGVFAFGVIAALTLLLVVFVVILRRVAAKAVEDGMSVGSRLTVRIDADGLGLDGRFGSSRAPWNSLSGAVRIKDGIVFRNMAGKTAFFVPGRTLDDSALALVEQYINRGRTRTGDE